A stretch of the Chitinophagaceae bacterium genome encodes the following:
- the folB gene encoding dihydroneopterin aldolase — translation MAVIAFEGMKFHAHVGYYEAEQLLGNEIEVSIKMAVNFTGGSTGDELTRTVDYEEVYETVRKVMLEPMHLLETAVQKIISGISNIYPSVYSLKVRVAKLNPPLHGRVKKVWVEDNWVRNIHK, via the coding sequence ATGGCAGTGATTGCATTCGAAGGCATGAAGTTTCATGCGCACGTTGGTTATTATGAAGCAGAACAATTGCTTGGTAATGAAATAGAAGTTTCCATCAAAATGGCGGTCAACTTTACCGGGGGTTCAACCGGTGATGAATTAACCCGGACTGTTGACTACGAGGAAGTATATGAAACAGTTCGCAAAGTAATGCTCGAACCCATGCATCTGCTGGAAACTGCAGTTCAAAAAATTATCAGCGGTATATCAAATATCTATCCTTCGGTTTACAGTTTGAAGGTGAGAGTAGCCAAGCTGAATCCACCATTGCATGGCCGCGTTAAAAAAGTTTGGGTAGAAGACAATTGGGTAAGAAATATTCATAAATAG